One Echinicola strongylocentroti DNA window includes the following coding sequences:
- a CDS encoding AAA family ATPase gives MKMAALIISLLLISLWGHAQTLDVSVFDGRIGRASETVDERMHEYKRIKKEYRHYLKQRKKKCRAAKDSLKTLSPPTELPPELPPELLPERSRRGQLAKQQEQYYIYTDTLHRLEELASWEKTKTVAKDRSVSKIKEELDGSDYLARYKGLEGEIDSYRKTLRSYRDSLKAIDSLDRDEIRFMVEQKKKALAEEYEGKTEAIAKDIVNEKAPELPGGFENKELAKFKEANSYLSGDMDKDGALKLATAQAGDHFKDKPEALEKAKEQMAKLKKSYSEVPDANDLSTATKASSLKGKRLKDRLVVGGSFQLHVDMDTKVDLNPEISYRVNKKFDIGLGGTYRLTVATKDIPNSAADPKVMGARAFAEHQLIKQFYLHGEYEGLQGKVTQADKQVSRDWYFSVLAGLERRFRLKGKVQGQAQLLYNFSSRDNPLYGSPWVFRVGFGVDGGG, from the coding sequence ATGAAGATGGCTGCGCTGATCATATCGCTCCTGCTGATTTCCTTATGGGGACATGCCCAGACATTGGACGTATCGGTCTTTGATGGCCGTATCGGAAGGGCCAGTGAGACTGTGGACGAACGAATGCATGAGTACAAACGGATCAAGAAAGAATACCGCCACTACCTTAAGCAACGAAAAAAGAAGTGCCGTGCCGCCAAGGACAGCTTGAAAACCCTCTCACCTCCCACAGAGCTGCCCCCTGAGCTGCCCCCTGAGCTGCTCCCTGAGCGGAGTCGAAGGGGGCAGCTGGCCAAGCAACAAGAGCAGTACTATATCTATACCGATACACTTCACCGCTTGGAAGAGCTGGCCTCTTGGGAGAAGACCAAAACAGTGGCCAAGGACCGATCGGTAAGCAAGATCAAGGAAGAACTGGACGGCAGCGATTATCTCGCTCGCTACAAGGGGCTGGAAGGGGAAATCGACTCTTACAGAAAGACCTTGAGAAGCTATCGGGACAGCCTGAAGGCCATCGATAGCCTGGACCGGGACGAGATCAGGTTTATGGTGGAGCAAAAGAAAAAAGCGCTCGCCGAGGAATACGAAGGCAAGACGGAAGCCATCGCCAAAGATATCGTCAACGAGAAAGCACCGGAGCTTCCAGGGGGATTTGAAAACAAGGAACTGGCTAAGTTCAAGGAGGCAAACAGCTATCTGTCCGGGGACATGGACAAGGACGGGGCGCTCAAACTGGCCACTGCCCAGGCGGGCGACCACTTTAAGGACAAGCCAGAGGCCTTGGAAAAGGCCAAGGAGCAGATGGCCAAGCTTAAAAAGAGCTATAGCGAGGTGCCCGATGCCAATGACCTCTCTACCGCCACCAAAGCAAGTTCGCTAAAGGGCAAACGGCTAAAGGACCGGTTGGTTGTTGGCGGTAGTTTCCAGCTGCATGTGGACATGGATACCAAAGTAGACCTGAACCCCGAGATCAGTTACCGGGTAAACAAGAAGTTTGACATTGGCCTTGGCGGTACCTATCGGCTCACAGTGGCCACCAAGGATATTCCCAACAGTGCTGCGGACCCAAAAGTGATGGGTGCTCGTGCATTTGCCGAACATCAGCTGATCAAGCAGTTCTATCTCCATGGAGAATACGAGGGACTGCAAGGCAAAGTGACACAAGCGGACAAGCAGGTCAGCAGGGACTGGTATTTCAGCGTATTGGCCGGCCTGGAGAGGCGCTTCCGCCTAAAGGGAAAAGTCCAGGGCCAAGCACAGCTGCTGTATAATTTTAGCAGCCGGGACAACCCCCTTTATGGGAGCCCTTGGGTGTTTCGGGTGGGGTTTGGGGTGGATGGAGGAGGGTGA
- a CDS encoding RHS repeat domain-containing protein, giving the protein MGKFGQTPVGLFSGTPNVSVPIYNYKAGKINVPISLSYSSNGIKVDQISTNVGLGWNLNVGGVITRIVRDRPDSDKGILYPEKDIHEAGYQSPMALEFFYLAGQQQIDTEKDLYSYNFMGYTGSFVKGYNHEIIMMPYKDLRIDYYSNDGGFKIITPDGTSYFFLEAEKSMFRSSGGGIRPEPIAYITAWYLSKIEHISGDVVEFIYENDNYSYTLSKSESITVPTPTYQNGCSNSTGTGPGYTVNPVISSNLTVQGRRLIKLKSNHPENGYIDLKHNKGHPGVGGLDLVSDIVIKSKEDKVIEAYGFQYKFTANNRVFLEQITERDVNRSFSFSYHDPEGLAMRLSAAQDHWGFYNGKKSNKNYFPNLFNNPSIRTEISSLNIGADKSVDFTYAVKGLLKKITYPTKGFTTFEYEPNTYNGKKTIAPEAELLQLTINTGKSDVGGRGEFDKVGTIPTAPFDYEASMVAFGGFNAYDCDQLQDVGKSKAHITVVDDQTGENLEIIRKTQSGSISSGGSLTVSDETTNRQFYLKIKKGHSYTVRIQPTFTCVSANLMIYYHTALPEEVYENIIVGGVRIKRSKDFQNGYSDPVEKRYYYGKKETPLVSSGVEGIPSYYLSEQTNQTKCQDMVSIVETYYTTLNSSSVRPLFNSFGNSTTYYEYVTISHGGDDFENGGEEKEFLMSSDAQGNPIVGDYIASSPWNNTGWDNGQLHYQRAFKVTESSDIVVLREIENKYKKDERISETTYGYSINKKYDFVGPTGSVTYQCKAEDINKTYKYSTCITDHGHSWFAIPWKRDWVCLARKHNNVELIFYHPCRNKSVGEVLTYPNEIDNLDITEYSLNSYWHYLDETIERTFNSNGEDTIEVVNKYYYDNPVHLQPSRTEVTTSKGNKVTTKTYYPDDITSESFLNGGNLSSQEYTSIGKLKHVEQHRIATPIQVEIWRNGEKISSQRTTYQETDNGTVLPSIVKAAKGNAPLEPRLRYHAYDSYGNPTAVSKEDGTVTSYIWGYNGQYPVAKIVNAKNDEGGMEVSGESWVNANTTQDPAKGYTKGKAFFYITISSAQTANLEITSLYSAKGNGTGEVSLQLVSSDGKNVYAEKSFYEAAGLPATWSLSLDPGVYHINFTKPADVGFTMKLRYSETAIDISRVGQSLYEGFEEYSGGEASSNARTGKFVYNGKYTLELRDKIPGKYILSYWRSNDGETWNRLEDTVTIEASSAGRVIGETDFYIDDVRLHPIDAQMITYTYDPLVGMTSETDPNGITIYYEYDDFNRLKSIKDHEGNVLETYNYHYAEKDQ; this is encoded by the coding sequence TTGGGAAAATTTGGTCAGACGCCAGTAGGACTTTTTAGTGGGACTCCAAATGTTTCCGTTCCAATTTACAACTATAAAGCCGGAAAAATCAATGTTCCTATTTCATTGAGCTACTCAAGCAATGGGATTAAAGTAGACCAGATTTCAACGAACGTCGGCTTGGGATGGAACCTGAACGTGGGAGGCGTGATTACTAGGATTGTAAGAGATAGGCCTGATAGTGACAAGGGGATACTTTATCCAGAAAAAGATATCCATGAAGCTGGATACCAGAGCCCTATGGCATTGGAATTCTTCTACTTGGCGGGCCAACAACAAATAGATACCGAGAAAGACCTTTATTCTTATAATTTCATGGGATATACAGGTAGTTTTGTAAAAGGGTACAACCATGAAATCATCATGATGCCCTATAAAGATCTGAGAATTGATTATTATTCAAATGATGGGGGCTTTAAGATCATTACACCTGATGGCACATCCTATTTTTTCTTAGAGGCAGAAAAGTCAATGTTTCGTAGTTCTGGGGGAGGTATTCGCCCTGAACCGATTGCCTATATTACTGCATGGTACCTTTCAAAAATAGAACACATCAGCGGCGACGTGGTTGAATTTATTTATGAAAATGATAACTACTCCTACACCTTAAGCAAATCCGAGTCAATAACAGTTCCTACCCCGACCTATCAAAACGGCTGTTCAAATTCAACAGGGACTGGACCTGGATACACAGTTAATCCGGTAATAAGCAGTAATCTTACGGTTCAGGGTAGGCGATTAATCAAACTAAAAAGCAACCATCCAGAAAACGGTTATATAGACCTTAAGCACAATAAAGGACACCCTGGTGTAGGTGGACTTGACTTGGTGTCTGATATAGTTATAAAAAGCAAGGAAGATAAAGTAATAGAAGCTTATGGTTTTCAGTATAAGTTTACGGCAAATAACAGGGTTTTCTTGGAGCAAATAACGGAGAGGGATGTGAATAGATCGTTTTCTTTTTCGTACCATGATCCCGAAGGTCTTGCAATGAGATTATCAGCAGCACAAGACCATTGGGGCTTCTACAATGGTAAAAAATCGAACAAAAACTATTTCCCAAATCTGTTTAACAATCCTTCTATTCGAACTGAAATTAGTTCCCTTAATATAGGAGCGGATAAATCAGTGGATTTTACGTATGCCGTCAAGGGGTTGTTGAAAAAAATAACTTATCCAACAAAAGGGTTTACGACTTTTGAATACGAACCGAATACCTATAATGGAAAAAAAACCATTGCTCCTGAAGCAGAATTGCTCCAATTAACTATCAATACAGGAAAAAGCGATGTTGGTGGACGTGGCGAATTTGACAAGGTAGGGACGATCCCAACAGCTCCTTTTGACTACGAGGCAAGTATGGTTGCTTTTGGAGGGTTTAATGCATACGATTGTGACCAACTTCAGGATGTGGGTAAGTCCAAAGCTCATATTACCGTAGTAGATGATCAAACCGGTGAGAACTTAGAAATAATTAGAAAAACTCAATCGGGGTCAATTTCTAGCGGAGGTAGTTTGACTGTATCGGATGAAACTACTAACCGTCAGTTTTATCTTAAAATAAAAAAAGGACACAGTTATACAGTAAGGATACAACCAACATTTACTTGTGTAAGTGCGAATTTAATGATCTATTACCACACTGCGCTCCCTGAAGAAGTTTACGAAAACATCATTGTTGGCGGGGTCAGGATAAAGCGATCAAAGGATTTTCAAAACGGATACAGTGATCCTGTTGAAAAGCGGTATTATTATGGAAAAAAAGAGACGCCATTGGTTTCTTCTGGAGTCGAAGGAATCCCCTCATACTATTTGTCAGAGCAAACTAATCAGACCAAATGTCAGGATATGGTATCGATTGTAGAGACTTATTATACCACGTTGAATTCAAGTTCAGTTCGACCGTTGTTTAATTCTTTTGGAAACAGCACGACCTATTATGAATATGTAACAATTAGCCATGGTGGAGATGATTTTGAGAATGGTGGAGAAGAGAAAGAATTTCTTATGTCTAGTGATGCACAAGGGAATCCTATAGTGGGAGATTATATAGCCAGCTCCCCTTGGAACAATACGGGATGGGATAATGGGCAGTTACATTATCAAAGGGCTTTTAAGGTTACTGAATCTTCCGATATAGTTGTTCTAAGAGAAATTGAAAATAAATATAAGAAGGACGAAAGAATTTCTGAAACTACTTATGGATATTCCATCAATAAAAAATATGATTTTGTTGGTCCTACCGGATCTGTAACCTACCAGTGTAAGGCAGAAGATATCAATAAAACATATAAGTATTCAACCTGTATAACTGACCATGGGCATTCTTGGTTTGCAATACCTTGGAAGCGAGATTGGGTATGTTTGGCTCGTAAACATAACAATGTTGAATTGATATTTTATCATCCTTGCCGTAATAAGTCTGTTGGCGAGGTTCTTACGTATCCAAATGAAATCGATAATTTGGACATTACGGAGTATTCATTGAACTCTTATTGGCATTATTTGGATGAAACAATTGAAAGAACATTCAATTCCAATGGAGAAGATACTATAGAAGTGGTTAACAAGTATTATTATGATAATCCAGTCCACCTTCAGCCTAGTAGGACCGAAGTAACCACCTCCAAAGGGAATAAGGTTACAACGAAGACCTATTACCCTGATGATATTACCAGCGAATCATTCTTGAATGGAGGAAACTTATCCTCACAAGAATATACTTCCATTGGTAAACTTAAGCACGTAGAACAGCATCGTATTGCCACCCCCATCCAGGTGGAGATTTGGCGAAATGGGGAGAAAATTTCCTCCCAGAGAACAACCTACCAAGAGACAGACAATGGAACAGTACTTCCTTCAATAGTTAAAGCTGCGAAAGGCAATGCTCCCCTGGAACCCCGCCTCCGCTACCATGCTTACGACAGCTATGGCAATCCCACAGCGGTATCCAAGGAAGACGGGACGGTGACTAGTTATATCTGGGGATATAATGGACAGTATCCGGTCGCCAAGATTGTGAATGCGAAAAACGATGAAGGAGGCATGGAGGTCTCAGGTGAATCTTGGGTGAATGCAAATACAACGCAAGACCCGGCAAAGGGATATACTAAGGGCAAGGCCTTTTTTTATATAACCATATCCTCTGCACAAACGGCAAACCTTGAGATCACGTCGCTTTATTCTGCAAAGGGCAATGGTACTGGTGAAGTATCTCTTCAGTTGGTGTCATCGGACGGTAAAAACGTCTATGCTGAAAAGTCTTTTTATGAAGCGGCCGGACTGCCTGCCACTTGGTCGCTTTCACTTGACCCGGGCGTCTACCACATTAATTTTACCAAACCGGCAGATGTAGGCTTTACCATGAAACTAAGGTACAGCGAGACAGCCATTGACATAAGCAGGGTAGGCCAGTCACTATATGAAGGGTTTGAGGAATATAGCGGGGGAGAGGCCTCATCCAACGCTCGGACGGGGAAGTTTGTTTATAACGGAAAGTATACATTGGAATTGAGAGACAAAATTCCAGGAAAGTATATACTTAGTTATTGGCGCAGTAATGATGGTGAAACCTGGAACCGTCTCGAAGATACGGTGACCATTGAAGCTTCCAGTGCAGGTAGAGTAATAGGAGAAACAGACTTTTACATAGATGATGTCCGGCTCCATCCGATAGATGCCCAAATGATCACCTATACCTACGATCCACTAGTGGGCATGACCAGTGAGACTGACCCCAACGGTATCACCATCTATTATGAGTACGACGACTTTAACAGGCTGAAGTCCATCAAGGACCATGAAGGGAATGTGCTGGAAACCTACAATTACCACTATGCTGAAAAAGACCAATAA
- a CDS encoding type II toxin-antitoxin system RelE/ParE family toxin produces the protein MVKKKRLPVRWDNEAIESLRDIYEYIKADSPSGALKVRQTLLSLARSLGDFPEKYVSEPSLKEEPGNYRSVSKWNYKLIYEETEKEVIVIMVFHTSQNPEKIKKHLK, from the coding sequence TTGGTAAAGAAAAAACGATTGCCGGTTCGTTGGGACAATGAAGCGATCGAGTCCTTACGGGACATTTACGAGTATATTAAAGCAGACTCTCCTTCGGGAGCACTTAAGGTAAGACAGACCCTACTATCCTTGGCGAGAAGCCTAGGAGACTTCCCTGAAAAATACGTTAGTGAACCATCTCTGAAGGAAGAGCCGGGCAATTACCGGTCGGTCAGCAAATGGAATTACAAGCTCATCTACGAAGAAACGGAAAAAGAAGTGATTGTAATAATGGTTTTTCACACAAGCCAAAATCCTGAAAAGATCAAAAAGCACCTTAAATAA
- a CDS encoding DUF6443 domain-containing protein, with product MRNPQYFAALSVFFLLLSLTVWGQIEVKITGPTSVPLRNQILYRAEFSKNGISISPPSGGDGYWGGSSVTFINKTDFESRLFFFEEGAQSINYGYVTYDNYYFTFLNVKVENPCDGTVPSAQNVSRTGAGQVTLIANTSPSGYTYQWYNAEGTRLLSSDMSYTTEYLSATTTYKLAYKHSSGCETIMIDVRAIVNPPLDENSSYNYIKTYTATVPVQNSSELETGDRSVSQKQFAYYDGLGRPMQQVQVAASPTGKDIVAGVEYDAFGREARKFLPYASTSQGNGHYVEGWNEQQQAYYDDHFGNGVGEVAFSESEFDGSPLNRVMASYAPGDSWAKKVDEEGNKTGRPVRMDYLSNTKEDRAVLWEVEGDRLIAYRYYKPGTLYKTVTTDEEKHETIEFRDLQDRVVLKRVQAPDGQWADTYYVYDQYGNLSYVLPPEASKGYAKAEMEAPEGYYLVSEDVDYADIAAQSGGKVAYIPTATVTVKPGDVLGDGVEIKAVGAMPAQSYLDDWAFQYRYDHRNRMTEKRVPGAEPVYMVYDKLDRLVLTQDGNQRGENANKWSFTKYDALDRPVVTGEKVIGSRSTVTQALADGSGHESYTGSGTTKYSDTVYPKGITEAEVHTVTYYDNYAFTDKKFALPTGVFGDDDHKIIPKAFTAMRGQVTGTKVKILGSTNDYIETVNFYDDRYRLIQYKVLNHHKGEDVVTTQYDFAGRVRKTHLLHHNPAADMGPMEVAQEYTYDHAGRLLTVNHSINGATPVTLLRHTYNELGELVNKDLADGFEDIDYVYNIRGWLTKINNVSDGTSKLFEMDLHYDNAPSGHQAYNGNIGSTVWKNPYESVTNRYDYHYDAMNRLTAADYGHNDTGNAMGFDVTGIRYDLNGNIKSLNRKGDDDNRPNVDIDKLGYTYAKGNQLSKVADASGSTEGFKDGTNQTTEYFYDENGNMKEDRNKGITSITYNHLNLPQKVAFSADKYIEYSYDASGTKLSQKTVDSGESKVSDYMGGFVYEDDKLQFVQHDEGRVVPVMASDSETISSWDYQYHLKDHLGNVRVTFKTKPDAPDIYLATAENDQKTKDYEDTYFIRYGEVTRINADLFDHTDVGSAKTYSMRLNGMGNEIYGLAKSLKVKPGDQVSAEVWAKYLDPSTTGQSGSSFAQLINDLSSNASHIVVDGATAGMEPIIPFPGMISHGSGDAGAPKAYLNLLVLDRSRNYVTSSFVQVNTSAMENGSDVPHQFLKINPITIQEPGYVYIYLSNETGSRLEVFFDDFKVTHQNSLVVQKDDYYPFGMSFNSCTRPSSVGQKFKFNGKERQALTGWDDFGARMYMSDLGRWGVVDPAADVLEMSSPYVYSLNNPINFIDLDGELPIFINGRIMSNSERGDASYWDTQLLETIKNSGVANPGGELHFVDGDRFSTNFGSRDGFPLSAKGSWVNGGNSPAGRHNAGYFQAKRDFKSILNKLARDPESDKIIEKIQIYSHSRGGAFATGYTEGLLELIGAYADQFDDPSNVIQYVLHLAPHQSGSLQAFSGNEFSMHHTSDALSGNEMGGLLAAFESDIGNSILSAHSTTGFTKEVGAFIDSFLYNNESTDQSTVDDFIKRMQDEYGIEVTVKQ from the coding sequence ATGAGAAATCCCCAATATTTTGCAGCTCTAAGTGTCTTTTTTTTGTTGCTGTCCTTAACTGTTTGGGGACAGATAGAAGTAAAGATCACTGGTCCCACGAGCGTTCCGTTAAGAAACCAAATATTGTACAGGGCCGAATTTTCCAAAAATGGAATCTCCATTTCACCTCCGTCAGGGGGTGATGGGTATTGGGGTGGTTCGAGTGTGACCTTTATAAATAAAACAGACTTTGAAAGTCGTCTGTTTTTTTTTGAAGAAGGTGCCCAAAGTATAAATTATGGCTACGTTACTTATGATAATTATTACTTCACATTTTTGAATGTAAAAGTGGAAAACCCTTGTGATGGAACGGTTCCTTCGGCCCAAAACGTCAGTCGTACGGGCGCTGGACAAGTAACCCTTATTGCAAATACCTCCCCAAGTGGATACACTTACCAGTGGTACAACGCTGAGGGTACCAGACTGTTATCGAGTGATATGAGTTATACAACAGAATACCTATCAGCGACTACTACATATAAATTGGCCTATAAACATTCCTCGGGATGTGAAACCATTATGATAGATGTTCGGGCCATTGTCAATCCCCCCCTTGACGAAAACTCATCGTATAACTATATCAAGACCTATACCGCAACAGTACCTGTTCAAAATTCCTCTGAGCTTGAAACGGGTGACCGTAGCGTTTCCCAAAAACAGTTTGCCTATTACGACGGCCTTGGCCGTCCGATGCAGCAGGTGCAGGTGGCGGCCAGCCCGACTGGCAAGGACATCGTGGCCGGCGTGGAATACGATGCCTTTGGCCGGGAGGCCAGGAAGTTCTTGCCCTATGCCAGCACTTCCCAAGGCAATGGCCACTATGTGGAAGGCTGGAACGAACAGCAGCAGGCCTATTATGATGACCATTTCGGGAACGGGGTCGGCGAAGTGGCCTTCAGCGAAAGCGAGTTTGACGGCTCGCCGCTGAACAGGGTCATGGCCAGCTATGCCCCCGGTGACAGCTGGGCCAAAAAAGTAGATGAAGAAGGCAATAAAACGGGTCGGCCCGTCCGCATGGACTACCTGTCCAACACGAAAGAGGACAGGGCCGTGCTCTGGGAAGTGGAAGGCGACAGGCTGATCGCCTATCGCTACTATAAGCCCGGTACCTTGTACAAGACCGTGACCACCGATGAGGAAAAGCACGAGACCATTGAGTTCAGGGACCTACAGGATCGTGTGGTGCTGAAGCGGGTGCAGGCACCCGATGGCCAGTGGGCGGACACCTATTACGTGTACGACCAGTATGGCAACCTGTCCTATGTGCTGCCGCCGGAGGCCTCCAAGGGCTATGCCAAGGCCGAGATGGAAGCTCCCGAAGGCTATTACCTGGTGAGCGAGGACGTGGACTATGCCGACATCGCCGCCCAGTCGGGTGGCAAGGTGGCCTATATTCCCACGGCAACGGTGACCGTGAAGCCCGGGGATGTGCTGGGCGATGGCGTGGAGATCAAGGCCGTTGGTGCGATGCCTGCGCAGTCCTACTTGGACGACTGGGCCTTCCAGTACCGGTACGACCACCGTAACCGCATGACCGAGAAGCGGGTGCCCGGTGCGGAGCCGGTCTATATGGTCTACGATAAGCTGGACAGGCTGGTGCTTACCCAAGATGGCAACCAACGCGGGGAGAATGCCAACAAATGGTCCTTTACCAAGTACGATGCCCTGGACCGTCCGGTGGTGACGGGCGAGAAGGTGATCGGCAGCCGCAGTACCGTGACGCAGGCACTGGCTGACGGGTCAGGCCACGAAAGCTATACGGGCAGCGGTACGACCAAGTACTCGGACACCGTCTACCCGAAGGGCATCACGGAGGCCGAGGTCCACACGGTGACCTATTATGACAACTATGCCTTTACGGACAAAAAGTTCGCACTGCCTACGGGCGTTTTCGGTGATGACGACCACAAAATCATTCCCAAGGCCTTCACCGCCATGCGTGGCCAGGTAACCGGCACGAAAGTCAAAATACTGGGCAGCACCAACGACTATATCGAAACGGTTAACTTCTATGACGACCGTTACCGGCTGATCCAGTACAAGGTGCTGAACCACCATAAAGGCGAGGACGTGGTCACTACCCAGTACGACTTTGCCGGAAGGGTGAGGAAGACCCACCTGCTACACCATAATCCGGCAGCGGATATGGGCCCTATGGAAGTGGCCCAGGAATACACCTACGACCATGCGGGCAGGTTGCTGACGGTGAACCACAGCATCAATGGAGCCACTCCGGTAACCCTGCTGCGCCATACCTACAACGAACTGGGCGAACTGGTGAACAAGGACCTGGCCGATGGCTTCGAGGACATCGACTATGTCTATAATATCCGCGGCTGGCTGACCAAGATCAACAATGTCTCCGACGGGACATCGAAGCTCTTCGAAATGGACCTGCACTACGACAATGCCCCGAGCGGCCACCAGGCCTATAACGGTAATATCGGCAGCACGGTATGGAAAAACCCCTACGAGTCCGTGACCAACCGCTATGACTACCACTATGATGCAATGAACCGGCTGACAGCGGCCGACTACGGCCACAACGACACGGGCAATGCCATGGGCTTTGACGTGACGGGGATCCGCTATGACCTGAACGGCAATATCAAGAGCCTGAACCGCAAGGGCGATGACGACAACCGTCCCAACGTGGACATCGACAAGCTGGGCTATACCTATGCCAAGGGCAACCAACTCAGCAAGGTGGCGGATGCCTCGGGAAGCACCGAGGGCTTTAAGGATGGCACCAACCAGACGACGGAGTACTTCTATGACGAAAATGGCAATATGAAGGAAGACCGGAACAAGGGCATCACCTCGATCACCTATAACCACCTGAACCTGCCGCAGAAAGTGGCCTTCAGTGCCGATAAGTACATCGAGTACAGCTACGATGCCTCTGGAACCAAGCTGTCCCAGAAGACAGTGGACAGCGGGGAGTCGAAGGTGTCCGACTATATGGGCGGCTTCGTCTACGAGGACGACAAGCTGCAGTTCGTCCAGCACGACGAGGGCCGTGTGGTACCCGTCATGGCGAGCGATAGCGAAACCATCTCGTCTTGGGACTACCAATACCACCTCAAAGACCACCTGGGCAATGTCCGGGTGACTTTTAAGACCAAGCCCGATGCGCCGGACATCTACTTGGCCACGGCAGAGAACGATCAGAAGACCAAGGACTACGAGGATACGTACTTCATCCGCTACGGTGAAGTCACCCGCATCAACGCCGACCTCTTCGACCACACCGACGTAGGCAGCGCCAAGACCTATTCGATGCGGCTGAACGGTATGGGCAATGAAATCTATGGCCTAGCCAAGTCCTTGAAGGTAAAGCCCGGCGACCAGGTGTCGGCAGAGGTATGGGCAAAATACCTCGACCCGTCCACCACCGGCCAATCAGGCTCCTCCTTCGCCCAGCTGATCAATGACCTGTCTTCTAATGCCAGCCATATAGTGGTGGACGGAGCCACGGCTGGAATGGAGCCGATCATTCCCTTTCCGGGGATGATCAGCCATGGTAGCGGGGATGCCGGAGCCCCCAAGGCTTATTTGAACCTGCTGGTGCTGGACAGGAGCCGTAACTATGTCACCAGCTCCTTCGTGCAGGTAAACACTTCCGCTATGGAAAACGGCAGCGATGTGCCCCATCAATTCCTAAAAATCAACCCGATCACTATCCAAGAGCCAGGATATGTGTATATTTACCTATCGAACGAGACAGGTTCCCGTTTGGAAGTGTTCTTTGACGATTTCAAGGTGACGCATCAAAACAGTTTGGTGGTGCAGAAGGATGATTACTATCCTTTTGGGATGAGCTTTAATTCTTGTACTAGGCCGTCTTCGGTCGGGCAGAAGTTTAAGTTTAATGGAAAGGAAAGGCAGGCACTGACAGGGTGGGATGATTTTGGTGCGAGGATGTATATGAGTGATCTGGGAAGGTGGGGAGTGGTTGATCCCGCAGCAGATGTTTTGGAAATGTCTTCTCCTTATGTATATTCCCTAAACAACCCCATAAATTTTATTGATTTAGATGGGGAGCTGCCAATTTTTATAAACGGCCGAATTATGTCAAATTCAGAGAGAGGTGATGCCAGCTATTGGGATACACAGTTACTGGAAACCATTAAGAATTCTGGAGTAGCTAATCCCGGAGGAGAATTACATTTTGTTGATGGGGATAGGTTTAGTACTAATTTTGGTTCTAGGGATGGCTTTCCCCTTTCAGCCAAAGGAAGTTGGGTGAATGGAGGGAATAGTCCAGCCGGACGACATAATGCAGGCTACTTTCAAGCGAAAAGAGACTTTAAGTCAATTTTGAACAAGCTTGCGAGAGACCCTGAGTCGGATAAAATCATAGAGAAAATTCAAATATATTCCCATAGCCGAGGTGGTGCTTTTGCAACTGGATACACCGAGGGGTTACTTGAATTAATTGGTGCTTATGCCGATCAATTTGATGATCCATCGAATGTTATTCAATATGTTTTGCATCTGGCTCCCCACCAATCTGGGAGTTTGCAGGCATTTTCTGGCAATGAATTTTCAATGCACCATACCAGCGATGCATTATCGGGTAACGAAATGGGAGGCTTGCTTGCAGCGTTTGAATCTGATATTGGGAATTCAATATTGTCAGCACATAGCACTACTGGATTTACAAAAGAGGTTGGAGCTTTCATTGATTCATTTTTATATAATAATGAGTCCACTGATCAGTCAACTGTAGATGACTTTATTAAGAGGATGCAAGATGAATACGGTATTGAAGTAACGGTAAAGCAATGA
- a CDS encoding type II toxin-antitoxin system RelE/ParE family toxin — MVTSNRPTVNWNSRASQRLKKIYDKILEESYSNAEKVRSGIIKAVDQLPSNPEKHPMDR; from the coding sequence GTGGTAACGAGCAACAGACCTACGGTCAACTGGAACAGCCGGGCATCCCAACGGCTTAAAAAAATATACGATAAAATCCTGGAGGAATCGTACTCCAATGCTGAGAAAGTAAGGAGCGGAATAATAAAAGCAGTTGACCAACTCCCATCAAATCCGGAAAAACACCCTATGGACAGATAA
- a CDS encoding type II toxin-antitoxin system RelE/ParE family toxin — protein sequence MASPKVARSIMEKIINRPRLLTKHPEMGQIEDNPEVVGRGVQYLVEGNYKIVYKVYKEDRAILIAAVFDTRQNPTKLKV from the coding sequence GTGGCAAGCCCGAAAGTGGCCAGATCAATAATGGAAAAGATCATCAACAGGCCCCGTTTACTGACAAAACATCCAGAAATGGGACAGATAGAGGACAATCCGGAAGTTGTTGGCAGGGGGGTCCAGTACTTGGTCGAGGGCAACTACAAAATCGTTTACAAAGTTTACAAAGAAGACAGGGCGATATTGATAGCTGCCGTTTTCGATACAAGGCAAAATCCCACCAAGTTAAAAGTGTAG